One Cuculus canorus isolate bCucCan1 chromosome 1, bCucCan1.pri, whole genome shotgun sequence DNA segment encodes these proteins:
- the MFAP5 gene encoding microfibrillar-associated protein 5, translated as MKTSGACVLFCLLAVFLSPADWFPGMVNGQELESATGEVGTDSLISTSAAAVTPPVLLSPVQSDSETTTASSDCREEKFPCTRLYSVHKPVKQCISYLCVTSVRRMYIINKEVCTRVVCKENEVMQDEICRQLAGLPSRRLRRSERPLHLPCRQLLEHQRKRPDAL; from the exons ATGAAGACCTCTGGAGCCTGTGTACTGTTCTGTCTCTTGGCAGTCTTCTTGTCCCCAGCTG actggtttccagggatggtaaATGGGCAAGAACTGGAAAGTGCAACTG gtGAGGTTGGCACCGACTCTCTTATCAGCACCTCCG ctgcagctgtcACACCACCTGTGCTTCTTAGTCCTG TTCAGTCTGACAGTGAAACCACAACAGCTTCATCAG ATTGTCGTGAAGAAAAGTTCCCTTGCACACGCCTGTACTCTGTTCACAAACCAGTAAAGCAGTGTATCAGCTACCTCTGTGTTACAAG TGTGCGTCGCATGTACATAATAAACAAGGAGGTGTGCACTCGCGTGGTCTGCAAGGAGAATGAGGTCATGCAAG ATGAGATCTGTCGCCAGCTGGCTGGCCTGCCTTCTCGACGTCTCCGCCGGTCTGAGCGACCCCTGCATCTCCCTTGCAGACAGCTCCTGGAGCACCAGCGCAAAAGGCCTGATGCTCTGTGA